From a region of the bacterium genome:
- a CDS encoding MFS transporter — protein sequence MRWRVFLSITLGYAFFYTTRLSFSVVKKPLLDAGLLDAAQMGVIGSALLVAYGIGKTLNGFFADHSNPRRLFATGLFVSAAANLLFGLSGTFAVFLVLWAVNGWFQSVGVPVSGVVLSSWFSNGERGTRYSIWSVAHNLGEGMTFTATAFLVGALGWRAGFFGPGLVCLAVAAILYKTMADRPSSLGLPPVAEYKGDFTGRRNGDDRPVAHLQLEVLRNPYVWLIGLASALLYVARYAINSWGVLYLQIERGYSLPEAGFVVSLFSIVGVAGTVLAGPISDRFFQARRAPAACGYGLLLIVSLWVLLYAPSTRPWLVSVGMAAAGFAVGGQLVFLGGLAAMDLCSKRASGAALGFIGGFSYLGAALQDFLSGRMIEAGRAVSGGISDFSQVKALWLGASVLSLFFALSLWAAESRHRREEEPAFAVEFSPKM from the coding sequence ATGCGCTGGCGGGTCTTTCTCTCCATCACCCTCGGCTACGCCTTCTTCTACACGACGCGGCTCTCCTTCTCCGTCGTCAAGAAGCCGCTGCTCGACGCGGGGCTCTTGGACGCCGCCCAAATGGGGGTCATCGGCTCGGCCCTCCTCGTCGCCTACGGGATCGGCAAGACGCTCAACGGTTTTTTCGCCGACCACTCCAATCCCCGGCGCCTCTTTGCGACGGGACTCTTCGTGTCCGCCGCCGCCAATCTCCTGTTCGGACTCTCGGGGACGTTCGCCGTCTTTCTCGTCCTTTGGGCCGTGAACGGCTGGTTCCAGTCGGTGGGGGTTCCGGTTTCGGGCGTCGTTCTTTCGTCGTGGTTCTCCAACGGGGAGCGGGGGACCCGCTATTCGATTTGGAGCGTCGCCCACAATCTGGGGGAGGGGATGACGTTCACGGCCACGGCCTTTCTGGTGGGGGCCTTGGGCTGGAGGGCGGGATTCTTCGGGCCGGGGCTGGTCTGTCTCGCCGTCGCGGCGATCCTCTACAAGACCATGGCCGACCGTCCGTCGAGCCTCGGGCTGCCGCCGGTCGCGGAATACAAGGGCGACTTCACCGGACGCCGGAACGGCGACGACCGGCCGGTCGCCCATCTTCAGCTCGAGGTCCTGAGGAACCCCTACGTTTGGCTCATCGGGCTGGCGAGCGCGCTCCTCTATGTCGCCCGCTACGCCATCAACAGCTGGGGCGTCCTCTATCTGCAGATCGAAAGGGGCTATTCGCTGCCGGAGGCGGGCTTCGTCGTCTCGCTCTTTTCCATTGTGGGCGTGGCCGGCACCGTCCTCGCGGGACCCATTTCCGACCGCTTCTTCCAGGCCCGCCGCGCCCCCGCCGCCTGCGGCTACGGCCTGTTGCTGATCGTCTCCCTTTGGGTCCTGCTGTATGCCCCTTCGACGCGTCCCTGGCTGGTCTCTGTGGGCATGGCGGCCGCCGGTTTCGCGGTGGGCGGGCAGCTGGTTTTCTTGGGGGGGCTGGCCGCCATGGATTTGTGCTCGAAGCGGGCCAGCGGCGCGGCCCTGGGATTCATCGGGGGATTCAGTTACCTGGGGGCGGCCTTGCAGGATTTCTTGAGCGGCCGGATGATCGAAGCGGGCCGGGCGGTCTCCGGAGGAATCTCCGATTTCTCGCAGGTGAAGGCCTTGTGGCTCGGGGCTTCCGTTCTCTCCCTTTTCTTCGCCCTATCGCTCTGGGCGGCGGAGTCGCGGCACCGCAGGGAGGAAGAGCCCGCCTTCGCTGTGGAATTTTCTCCCAAGATGTGA
- the ccsA gene encoding cytochrome c biogenesis protein CcsA has protein sequence MKKLSSALFPVLPAAAFLLLTAAYYLIFVYSPEEVNQGLVQKLFYFHVSCAFAMYCGFSLAGLFALLYLIKRKSRFDRLSHAGASVGLLFCTMVLASGPVWAKPIWGTWWTWDPRLTTTLLIWLIFFACLLLRRFFEGDPRGPVYAAVVTLFGLLDLPLISLSVRLWRGVHPSVLGKKENMPVEMKITLLVTNLAVLLLFISVYWVRARLLGLEHKSELLSVRDQEGR, from the coding sequence ATGAAGAAACTATCCTCGGCGCTGTTCCCGGTCCTTCCGGCCGCGGCCTTTCTCCTGTTGACGGCGGCCTACTACTTGATCTTCGTTTACTCGCCGGAGGAGGTGAATCAGGGTCTCGTCCAGAAGCTCTTCTATTTTCACGTGTCGTGCGCGTTCGCGATGTACTGCGGATTCAGCCTGGCGGGACTTTTCGCCCTCCTTTATTTGATCAAGCGCAAGTCGCGGTTCGATCGTCTCTCCCACGCCGGGGCGTCCGTCGGACTCCTGTTTTGCACGATGGTGCTGGCGAGCGGCCCGGTCTGGGCCAAGCCCATTTGGGGCACGTGGTGGACGTGGGATCCCCGCCTGACGACGACCCTTCTGATCTGGCTCATTTTTTTCGCCTGTCTCCTCCTGCGGCGCTTTTTCGAGGGGGATCCCCGGGGGCCTGTCTATGCCGCCGTCGTGACCCTCTTCGGTCTCCTCGATCTGCCGCTGATCTCCCTTTCGGTCCGTTTGTGGCGGGGGGTTCACCCATCCGTCCTGGGGAAGAAGGAGAACATGCCGGTGGAGATGAAAATAACCCTGCTCGTAACGAACCTCGCGGTCCTGCTCTTGTTCATATCAGTCTACTGGGTGAGGGCCCGCCTCTTGGGATTGGAGCATAAGAGCGAGCTTCTGAGCGTCAGGGACCAAGAAGGGAGATAA
- a CDS encoding CcmD family protein, whose product MDTSRYLFVGYAIFWILPVAYLFYLARKIPELERKIDRIGQKKNAP is encoded by the coding sequence ATGGATACCTCTCGTTATCTTTTCGTCGGATATGCGATTTTCTGGATCCTGCCGGTCGCGTACTTGTTTTACCTGGCGCGGAAGATCCCCGAACTGGAAAGAAAGATCGACCGGATCGGACAGAAAAAAAACGCGCCCTAG